The following are encoded together in the Thalassolituus oleivorans MIL-1 genome:
- a CDS encoding methyl-accepting chemotaxis protein translates to MVQRKTKMDGVGKTSTVSLSKRFSLLIIVLSGILLLEAAMVMSKSWALDSLAAGVSSHDIPILNRAHSLKLAVVEVQQWLTDISATRGLDGLDDGFTEAEANAALFTQIIGELQVLDPVNASSYKEMLPVFDNYYKTGKSMAQAYVSGGPSAGNALMSSFDDAASAMSEQVDGFLARIEERTDKLMLEQKSLIRSLEWWFLGVSILVFTGLMSLYFAMKGALAWLPRIVYALDLIAKGDLTHETKSRRNDEIGVVAEGLEIMRKQLVDVLRRVRDSSHQVSSSTESMMVMAQQASIGSNAQQNEVEQVATATTELTANVQHIASSLSETSQSAETVYADTRSASELVTGAISAMDDLSTQVDNACDAVQSLATETDSISSVLDVIRGIAEQTNLLALNAAIEAARAGEQGRGFAVVADEVRSLASRTQQSTEEINRMIERLAKGSEKAVSVMNLSRDKVHYVVEQVAGANTSLESVTASVGRIKDMNVDIARATEQQSSVFSEINLNIDRINQMAAETASGASHMTSENKKLSDTSSELDRLLKRFKVES, encoded by the coding sequence ATGGTTCAGCGTAAAACAAAAATGGATGGTGTAGGAAAGACGTCGACTGTTTCTCTGAGTAAGCGTTTTTCCCTATTAATCATAGTACTCAGCGGTATCTTGCTGCTTGAAGCTGCCATGGTTATGAGTAAGAGTTGGGCGTTGGATTCATTAGCAGCTGGGGTAAGTAGCCATGATATTCCTATCTTGAATCGAGCCCATTCTCTTAAACTGGCGGTTGTAGAGGTACAGCAGTGGCTTACGGACATCAGTGCAACACGAGGTCTGGATGGACTTGATGACGGTTTTACAGAAGCTGAAGCAAATGCCGCACTCTTCACTCAGATAATTGGTGAGTTGCAGGTTCTCGATCCAGTCAACGCCTCCTCTTACAAGGAAATGCTACCGGTTTTTGATAACTATTATAAAACGGGTAAGAGTATGGCCCAAGCCTACGTGAGTGGCGGTCCTTCTGCTGGCAATGCCTTAATGTCTTCATTTGATGATGCTGCTTCAGCAATGTCAGAGCAGGTTGATGGCTTTCTTGCTCGCATAGAAGAACGTACAGATAAGCTCATGCTCGAGCAAAAATCATTAATTAGGTCGCTTGAATGGTGGTTTTTAGGTGTTTCTATATTGGTTTTTACGGGATTGATGTCACTTTACTTTGCTATGAAAGGGGCGCTGGCTTGGCTGCCTAGAATCGTATATGCATTGGATTTGATCGCTAAAGGAGATCTTACTCACGAAACGAAGTCACGGCGCAATGATGAAATTGGAGTTGTCGCGGAAGGGCTTGAAATAATGCGTAAGCAGCTAGTTGATGTGCTTCGGCGTGTGCGCGATTCAAGCCATCAGGTTTCATCCTCAACAGAATCTATGATGGTGATGGCGCAGCAAGCGAGCATAGGTTCAAACGCTCAGCAAAACGAAGTCGAGCAGGTTGCGACTGCAACAACTGAGTTAACAGCTAACGTTCAGCATATCGCAAGCAGTCTATCAGAAACGTCACAGTCGGCAGAAACTGTGTACGCAGATACTCGAAGTGCTAGCGAACTCGTGACTGGTGCCATTAGTGCAATGGATGATCTTTCGACTCAGGTCGACAATGCCTGTGACGCAGTACAATCCTTGGCGACAGAAACCGATAGCATCTCTTCGGTTTTGGATGTGATTCGTGGTATCGCCGAGCAGACTAACTTATTAGCACTAAATGCTGCTATTGAAGCAGCACGTGCTGGCGAGCAAGGGCGGGGCTTTGCCGTAGTTGCAGATGAGGTTCGATCTCTAGCCAGTCGTACACAACAATCGACTGAAGAAATTAATCGAATGATTGAACGCTTAGCAAAAGGATCAGAAAAAGCAGTATCGGTAATGAACTTAAGCCGAGACAAGGTACATTACGTTGTAGAACAAGTAGCGGGAGCTAATACATCACTGGAATCTGTTACTGCATCTGTGGGGCGGATTAAAGATATGAATGTGGATATAGCCCGTGCAACTGAGCAACAGAGTTCGGTCTTTTCTGAGATTAATTTAAATATTGACCGAATTAATCAGATGGCGGCGGAAACCGCTTCTGGAGCCAGTCATATGACCTCCGAAAATAAAAAGCTATCAGATACGTCGAGTGAGTTGGATCGGCTACTCAAACGCTTTAAGGTAGAGTCTTAA
- a CDS encoding IS4 family transposase codes for MSHHNTAFHQLLKPVSRHEFESLAKIHHSGQKLRSATRWDQFIGMFISQVSDRQSLRDVQSNLEAQRHKLYHLGAKPIARSTLARLNEKQPAELYQGLFGKLLARCKNTPGKHKFRFKNPLYSLDASAIDLAMNLFPWAAHREDTANVKLSVGLNHGTLIPEFVALSDGNENDMIEGRKFDFPKGSIVAFDKGYFDYEWYKTLTDKGIFFVTRLRANAVYEIHADYPVKPNSGVLADQDIQPSSAHALKRGAPPMRRVVYHCSETDKTYEFLTNHFDLSAKTIAGIYKDRWQVELFFKAIKQSLSIKTFLGRSRNAVMTQIWIAMMVYLLVAYARYAARSGWTVLRMLRVLQMNLFERKTLEEVLNPSPPDPNKNEPQMRLVI; via the coding sequence TTGTCACATCATAACACCGCTTTTCATCAGTTGCTCAAACCAGTTTCGAGACATGAATTTGAGTCCCTCGCAAAAATCCATCATTCCGGCCAGAAACTACGCTCTGCTACGCGATGGGATCAGTTCATTGGCATGTTTATATCCCAGGTTTCTGATCGACAGAGCCTGAGGGATGTCCAATCTAACCTGGAGGCTCAACGCCATAAGCTCTACCACCTTGGGGCCAAGCCCATTGCTCGGTCTACACTCGCCCGGCTCAATGAAAAGCAGCCAGCAGAGCTTTATCAAGGGCTATTCGGAAAGTTGCTTGCCCGCTGTAAGAACACACCTGGCAAACACAAATTCCGCTTCAAGAATCCGCTCTATTCACTGGATGCCAGTGCCATTGACCTGGCCATGAATTTGTTTCCTTGGGCGGCGCACCGTGAAGACACCGCAAACGTGAAACTGAGTGTCGGCCTGAATCATGGCACTCTGATCCCAGAGTTCGTGGCACTCAGTGATGGCAATGAAAACGACATGATCGAAGGACGAAAATTCGATTTTCCCAAGGGAAGCATCGTTGCTTTCGATAAAGGATACTTTGACTACGAGTGGTATAAGACACTGACAGATAAAGGAATTTTCTTTGTCACCCGACTACGAGCCAATGCAGTCTATGAGATTCATGCCGACTATCCGGTCAAGCCAAACAGTGGTGTATTAGCGGATCAGGACATACAGCCGAGCAGCGCACATGCGCTGAAGCGAGGTGCGCCTCCGATGAGACGAGTGGTCTACCATTGCTCAGAAACAGACAAGACTTATGAGTTTTTAACCAATCATTTTGACCTCTCAGCCAAAACCATTGCTGGGATCTATAAGGATCGTTGGCAGGTTGAACTCTTCTTTAAGGCCATCAAACAGAGCCTGTCTATTAAGACGTTTCTGGGACGATCCCGGAATGCGGTAATGACTCAGATATGGATAGCGATGATGGTCTATCTATTGGTTGCTTACGCGCGATATGCAGCACGCTCTGGCTGGACAGTGCTGAGGATGTTAAGGGTGCTTCAGATGAATCTGTTTGAGCGAAAGACGCTTGAGGAGGTGCTTAATCCGTCGCCTCCCGACCCAAACAAAAATGAGCCTCAGATGAGGCTCGTTATATGA
- a CDS encoding tRNA (adenine(22)-N(1))-methyltransferase: protein MKLSKRLGQLKSMVAADYQHIWDCCCDHGLLGASLLTKDRQHNTRATIHFVDIVPELMHTLSRKLNQFYPLEDYNWQTHCLDVTQLPLKDFQGKHLVIIAGVGGDLMMRFIDTIIKNHPNTDIDFLLCPVHHQFALRKLLRSYQFSLKQESLIEENKRFYEILLVSNQSNKNAEISPTGKAIWQADSKQQAVICQNYLEKTLAHYQRIELGGNNLASEAIKAYKTQLFNDQQGKPTPFKFHLKIK from the coding sequence GTGAAACTTAGTAAACGATTAGGTCAGCTAAAATCCATGGTTGCAGCAGACTACCAGCATATCTGGGACTGCTGCTGTGATCATGGGTTGCTTGGCGCTTCTTTGCTAACAAAAGACAGGCAACATAACACTAGAGCAACCATACACTTTGTGGACATTGTTCCGGAACTGATGCACACGCTCAGCCGTAAACTAAACCAATTTTATCCCCTAGAAGATTATAATTGGCAGACCCACTGTCTTGACGTTACTCAACTCCCCCTTAAAGACTTTCAAGGTAAACATCTAGTCATTATTGCTGGCGTTGGTGGCGATTTAATGATGCGCTTTATCGATACGATTATTAAAAACCATCCAAATACTGACATTGATTTTTTGCTCTGCCCTGTACATCATCAATTTGCCTTACGAAAACTCCTAAGAAGCTATCAATTTAGCCTAAAGCAAGAAAGCTTAATTGAAGAAAATAAGCGCTTTTATGAAATTCTATTGGTCTCTAACCAATCGAACAAAAACGCAGAAATCAGCCCTACCGGTAAAGCAATCTGGCAAGCGGATTCAAAACAGCAGGCAGTTATATGCCAAAATTATTTAGAGAAAACTTTAGCGCATTACCAACGCATTGAATTAGGTGGAAATAACTTAGCCAGTGAAGCTATAAAGGCGTATAAAACGCAATTATTTAACGATCAGCAAGGCAAACCGACACCATTTAAATTTCACCTTAAAATAAAATAG
- a CDS encoding aldehyde dehydrogenase family protein, giving the protein MNAEVAYEVSINPATMEEIGRLPLTTKAEFEDVFKRAKAAQKEWAKLSYKARGKYVLKMADYIRDHADELSEIISQDNGKLKIDALNTEVLPSIMGATWYVKNAPKILKDQLLPPSSMLFFNKWSKRVYQPIGTLGIISPWNYPFSIPFGELVMALMAGNAVVLKVAAQTPLVGQAIEQVVKASGLPEGLFTHVVGSGSKVLDSMLENGANKIFFTGSTFAGKQVMKSCAEYLVPCSLELGGNDAMIVLEDASIERAVNGGMWAAYQNAGQSCGGVKRVYVHEKVYDEFVAMSIAKTKALRHGSNGYDVDLGSVTTEKQFQTLEKELQLALDNGATIAAQSQPVGEQKGYFFPATLLTDVTPDMAFIQEEIFGPFMPIVKVRSEAEAIELANKSQYGLSASVWTSSNARGKRVAMQLEAGAIAINDHLYTHGIANTEWGGPKESGIGRTHGALGLHEVSESKIINWDLMPGINKNNAWWFPFDEAIYKTMLELTKYAKPTSVFQWLMLNVTVIPKVLLRMASSWKVDKK; this is encoded by the coding sequence ATGAATGCAGAAGTCGCTTACGAAGTAAGTATCAATCCCGCCACGATGGAAGAGATTGGTCGCTTACCTTTAACCACTAAAGCCGAATTTGAAGACGTATTTAAACGTGCTAAAGCAGCCCAAAAGGAATGGGCAAAGCTGTCGTATAAAGCGCGTGGCAAGTACGTGTTAAAAATGGCCGACTACATTCGTGATCATGCCGATGAGTTATCTGAAATCATCAGTCAAGACAATGGCAAGCTGAAAATCGACGCTCTGAATACCGAAGTATTGCCATCCATTATGGGTGCTACTTGGTATGTTAAAAACGCGCCAAAAATATTGAAAGATCAATTATTGCCGCCGTCATCCATGTTGTTTTTCAACAAGTGGTCGAAGCGCGTTTATCAACCTATCGGTACTTTGGGGATCATTAGCCCATGGAACTACCCATTCAGCATTCCATTTGGTGAATTGGTCATGGCTCTGATGGCAGGTAACGCGGTTGTATTGAAAGTTGCTGCGCAAACACCACTGGTTGGCCAAGCCATTGAACAAGTCGTCAAAGCCTCCGGTTTACCCGAAGGATTATTTACTCATGTAGTGGGTTCTGGCTCGAAAGTGCTTGATTCAATGCTTGAAAATGGCGCTAACAAAATATTCTTCACCGGTTCTACCTTTGCTGGTAAGCAAGTAATGAAGTCTTGCGCAGAATATTTAGTACCCTGCAGTTTAGAGCTTGGCGGTAACGATGCCATGATCGTTTTGGAAGATGCTTCCATTGAACGAGCTGTCAATGGTGGCATGTGGGCTGCCTACCAAAACGCCGGTCAATCTTGCGGTGGCGTAAAGCGCGTTTACGTGCACGAAAAAGTATATGACGAGTTTGTTGCAATGAGCATTGCTAAAACTAAAGCACTGCGTCACGGCTCCAATGGCTACGATGTTGACTTAGGTTCAGTCACTACGGAAAAGCAATTTCAAACGTTAGAAAAAGAGCTGCAATTAGCGCTTGATAATGGCGCCACTATTGCTGCTCAGTCTCAACCTGTAGGCGAGCAAAAAGGTTACTTCTTCCCTGCAACGCTACTCACCGACGTAACGCCGGATATGGCGTTTATCCAAGAAGAGATTTTTGGGCCTTTCATGCCAATCGTCAAAGTACGTTCGGAAGCTGAAGCCATTGAACTGGCAAATAAATCACAATACGGTTTAAGTGCATCTGTATGGACTAGCAGCAACGCGCGCGGTAAACGTGTGGCGATGCAATTAGAAGCAGGAGCCATTGCAATTAATGACCACCTGTATACCCACGGCATCGCCAACACCGAATGGGGCGGACCGAAAGAATCAGGGATTGGTCGCACTCACGGTGCGCTCGGTTTGCACGAAGTCAGCGAATCTAAAATCATTAACTGGGATCTAATGCCGGGCATTAATAAAAACAATGCATGGTGGTTCCCATTTGATGAAGCAATTTATAAAACCATGCTGGAACTTACCAAATACGCTAAGCCGACCTCTGTATTCCAGTGGTTAATGCTGAACGTCACAGTTATCCCTAAAGTATTATTACGCATGGCATCAAGTTGGAAAGTTGATAAAAAGTAA
- a CDS encoding amidoligase family protein, producing MVDINSSGFELPPQPCKENGDPRRVGFELEFSGIDLIQTVDTVERVLNAHISHKTEAEVELTSTEFGKFNIEIDWAYLKSKAAKESGPNEDRTWVDLLSRVAPLLVPIEVVCPPIAVTRLNELLPMVDALREAGAVGTEESFISAYGVHVNVELPDLTAKTLGTYIRAYALLQWWIVDTHKIDIARRISPYIDLYSKAYLRQVLSHPNADMDQIFDDYLEHNPSRNRGLDLLPLLATIDEKRVRSVVDDPRIKARPAFHYRLPDCRIEHSDWSLLVPYNSWLVVEKLANMPEAITELSAEFLSIERQRPLLDISRTEWVETIDQWLKDHALV from the coding sequence ATGGTCGATATAAACAGCAGTGGATTTGAACTACCGCCGCAGCCATGCAAAGAAAATGGTGATCCAAGGCGAGTGGGCTTTGAACTTGAATTTTCGGGCATCGATTTGATTCAGACTGTCGATACGGTTGAGCGCGTACTAAACGCGCATATTAGTCATAAAACCGAAGCCGAGGTTGAACTGACGAGCACCGAATTTGGCAAGTTCAATATCGAAATAGACTGGGCTTACCTCAAGTCAAAAGCCGCTAAAGAAAGTGGCCCAAATGAAGATCGTACATGGGTCGATCTACTTAGCCGTGTCGCCCCTCTGTTGGTTCCTATCGAAGTGGTTTGCCCACCTATCGCTGTTACTCGGTTAAACGAGCTATTACCAATGGTTGATGCATTGCGCGAGGCAGGTGCTGTTGGTACAGAGGAATCATTTATTTCTGCGTACGGCGTTCACGTTAATGTTGAGTTACCTGATCTAACGGCGAAGACATTAGGCACTTATATTCGAGCCTATGCGTTGTTGCAATGGTGGATAGTGGATACTCATAAAATCGACATTGCGCGGCGTATTAGCCCCTATATTGACTTGTATTCAAAAGCCTACTTAAGGCAGGTTTTATCACATCCAAACGCGGATATGGATCAAATATTTGACGACTATTTAGAGCACAATCCGAGTCGTAATCGCGGCTTAGATCTGTTGCCATTGCTAGCTACGATAGATGAAAAAAGAGTCCGAAGTGTCGTTGATGACCCACGAATTAAAGCGCGCCCAGCATTTCATTATCGTTTGCCAGATTGTCGTATTGAACATAGCGATTGGTCGTTGCTAGTGCCTTATAACTCTTGGCTAGTGGTCGAGAAACTAGCCAATATGCCAGAAGCTATTACTGAGCTATCGGCGGAATTTTTAAGTATCGAACGTCAGCGTCCACTGCTGGATATAAGTCGAACAGAATGGGTTGAGACAATAGATCAATGGCTAAAAGACCACGCGTTGGTGTAA
- a CDS encoding gamma-glutamyl-gamma-aminobutyrate hydrolase family protein, with protein sequence MAKRPRVGVTGNARRWAPSWWCTSFALRLIGATPERITVEHSPSGHPLDALIIGGGNDIAPEHYGGDINAKSKTDPERDALEIQWIKKALDQGIPLLGICRGAQLINSVLGGSLFQDIRDTRVHTRNRPSLLPTKHVTLDPESGIAGICKRGALWVNSLHSQAVNRPGEGLKVVGRDRDNIVQAIESTTGAPVKGVQWHPEYLFYLPSQLALFRWLVSCVKVGR encoded by the coding sequence ATGGCTAAAAGACCACGCGTTGGTGTAACCGGAAATGCACGTCGATGGGCTCCAAGTTGGTGGTGTACGTCATTCGCATTGCGGCTTATCGGTGCAACTCCTGAGCGAATTACAGTAGAGCATTCGCCGAGTGGACATCCATTAGATGCGTTAATTATTGGTGGCGGGAACGATATCGCGCCTGAACATTATGGTGGTGATATTAATGCAAAAAGTAAAACAGATCCCGAACGCGATGCGCTAGAAATACAATGGATTAAAAAGGCACTAGATCAGGGCATTCCATTGCTTGGTATTTGCCGTGGGGCTCAGTTAATAAATTCAGTATTGGGTGGCTCGTTATTCCAGGATATACGCGATACCCGAGTGCATACTCGGAATCGTCCTAGTTTATTACCAACTAAGCATGTCACGCTTGACCCCGAGTCTGGAATAGCAGGCATTTGCAAGCGAGGAGCGCTGTGGGTTAACAGTTTACATAGCCAAGCGGTTAATCGTCCTGGAGAAGGCTTAAAGGTAGTGGGGCGAGATCGTGATAATATTGTGCAGGCTATTGAAAGCACTACTGGTGCGCCAGTAAAAGGCGTGCAATGGCATCCCGAATATTTATTTTATCTACCGTCACAATTGGCGTTATTTCGTTGGTTGGTGTCGTGTGTGAAAGTGGGTCGATGA
- a CDS encoding YqaA family protein — protein MISYLLLFSSAFLAATILPFYSEVLLYALLRDGGDPWILVAVATLGNTLGAVVNWVLGLYILKFQNKRWFYFSHKQIEKAQAWFQRYGVWSLLLAWLPLGGDALTLIAGIMRVKFWPFLLLVGIGKGLRYIFVVYVAGWV, from the coding sequence GTGATTTCTTATTTATTGTTATTTAGTTCCGCATTTTTAGCCGCAACTATCCTACCGTTTTACTCTGAAGTACTGCTATATGCGCTACTGCGCGATGGTGGAGATCCGTGGATCTTGGTAGCTGTCGCAACCTTAGGCAATACGCTGGGGGCAGTTGTTAACTGGGTCCTTGGGCTTTATATACTAAAATTTCAAAATAAGCGCTGGTTCTATTTTTCACATAAACAAATCGAAAAAGCGCAGGCATGGTTTCAACGGTATGGCGTATGGTCGCTCTTGCTAGCATGGCTGCCATTAGGTGGTGATGCGTTGACCCTGATAGCTGGCATTATGCGGGTTAAGTTTTGGCCGTTCTTGTTATTGGTAGGAATAGGAAAGGGTCTGCGCTATATATTTGTGGTGTATGTGGCGGGTTGGGTTTAA
- a CDS encoding MATE family efflux transporter translates to MTFKAQEVKAIIRLTLPILATQLAQIGMGTIDTIMSGYVSTRDLAGVAIGTAIWMPIWMLLAGILVALSPMTAQMNAARQRDAMPRLLAAAIYLGLVAGALAGIVVAAIAYSLPSIIEDTATAIIARDYLYFIALGMPPSGIYLAYRFYAEAVNHAVFPMRIMLVALLMNIPLNYIFVYGALGMPEMGGPGCGVGSLLVILFLMVANAWDTRQRRITKEFPLWEHVRHPNMEYVKDLFRIGMPIGIAIFFEVSLFTVIALLITDLGPTVVAGHQVALNISSLTFMIPLSAGMALTVRVGHHLGSKDIIAARTTAWLGVKLNFGLALFNATIIVLGASYIAGLYSPDPLVVAVASSLMIYAAIFQISDAAQIAAAGALRGYRDTVAVMIITFVAYWLIGLTSGYWLAYGESTQLGAKGFWMGLVIGLSCAAIALCWRLYLISQRPEVISTEEKALNN, encoded by the coding sequence ATGACGTTTAAAGCTCAAGAAGTTAAAGCCATTATACGCCTGACTTTGCCCATTCTTGCGACTCAATTAGCACAAATTGGCATGGGTACGATTGATACCATCATGTCTGGCTATGTTAGCACTCGCGATCTTGCTGGTGTAGCAATCGGCACTGCCATTTGGATGCCTATTTGGATGCTGCTGGCAGGTATATTGGTGGCGCTATCTCCTATGACTGCGCAGATGAATGCCGCACGTCAACGCGACGCCATGCCAAGGTTATTGGCTGCTGCCATCTATCTAGGGCTTGTCGCCGGAGCCTTAGCCGGTATCGTCGTAGCCGCTATCGCTTACAGTCTACCTAGCATAATTGAAGACACCGCTACCGCCATCATTGCTCGCGATTATCTCTATTTTATTGCACTCGGTATGCCACCGTCTGGCATTTACTTGGCCTACCGCTTTTACGCCGAAGCGGTAAACCATGCCGTATTCCCAATGCGCATTATGCTGGTAGCACTACTAATGAATATTCCACTCAATTATATTTTTGTATACGGTGCGCTGGGCATGCCAGAAATGGGCGGCCCCGGTTGTGGTGTAGGCAGCTTGCTCGTCATTCTATTTTTAATGGTGGCCAACGCATGGGATACACGCCAGCGTCGTATCACTAAAGAATTCCCACTCTGGGAACACGTACGTCACCCCAATATGGAATACGTCAAAGACCTATTTCGTATCGGTATGCCCATAGGCATTGCCATCTTTTTTGAAGTAAGCTTATTTACCGTGATTGCCCTTCTTATTACCGATTTAGGGCCAACCGTCGTCGCTGGTCATCAGGTAGCACTGAATATTTCATCGCTCACCTTTATGATCCCGCTAAGCGCTGGTATGGCGCTCACCGTTCGAGTGGGTCATCACCTTGGCAGTAAAGATATTATCGCCGCACGAACCACGGCTTGGCTCGGTGTAAAGCTTAACTTCGGACTAGCACTGTTTAACGCGACAATTATTGTCTTGGGTGCAAGCTATATCGCCGGACTCTACTCCCCCGATCCGCTGGTGGTTGCTGTAGCGTCCTCCTTAATGATTTATGCCGCTATCTTTCAAATATCGGATGCCGCGCAAATTGCCGCCGCCGGAGCTTTGCGCGGTTATCGCGACACGGTCGCTGTAATGATAATTACCTTCGTCGCCTACTGGTTAATTGGCCTGACCTCAGGATACTGGCTGGCCTATGGCGAAAGCACGCAACTGGGGGCTAAAGGTTTTTGGATGGGATTAGTGATTGGCCTGTCTTGTGCGGCAATCGCACTGTGCTGGCGCTTGTATTTAATTAGCCAAAGGCCGGAAGTTATAAGTACTGAAGAAAAAGCACTCAATAATTGA
- a CDS encoding elongation factor P hydroxylase codes for MPMSNNSVPLHTLPLEGDSLAIPLRVLDVQDLIELFDGLFAHSENTRLIAGDNEPEYLPANDECSYHRLIFAHGFYASALHEISHWCIAGKPRRLLVDFGYWYEPDGRSPERQREFEHVEVKPQALEWILSEACGRKFYLSTDNLNGDPVAVAAGIARFRAAVVKQAQNYLANGLPMRASVLKKALLDYYQRHSQFGAHLFAPERI; via the coding sequence ATGCCGATGTCAAATAACAGCGTTCCATTACATACCCTTCCGTTGGAGGGGGACTCTTTAGCTATTCCGCTACGCGTACTGGATGTTCAAGATTTGATTGAGTTGTTTGATGGCTTGTTTGCGCACAGTGAAAACACGCGTCTGATTGCTGGTGATAATGAGCCGGAATATTTACCTGCAAACGATGAGTGTTCATATCATCGCCTAATTTTCGCTCATGGTTTTTACGCCTCAGCACTGCATGAAATCAGCCATTGGTGTATCGCAGGTAAACCGCGGCGCTTGTTGGTCGATTTCGGTTATTGGTATGAACCTGATGGCCGCAGCCCGGAACGCCAGCGAGAGTTTGAACATGTAGAGGTTAAACCTCAGGCGCTTGAGTGGATTTTGTCTGAGGCTTGCGGTCGTAAGTTTTACCTTAGTACTGATAATTTGAACGGCGATCCGGTCGCGGTGGCGGCGGGTATTGCGCGTTTTCGGGCTGCGGTGGTAAAACAGGCACAAAACTACCTTGCAAATGGCCTTCCTATGCGGGCAAGCGTATTAAAAAAGGCCCTGTTAGATTATTATCAACGACATTCACAATTTGGTGCGCACCTGTTTGCACCAGAACGAATATAG
- the rhlB gene encoding ATP-dependent RNA helicase RhlB, with the protein MLKKLLKAVSGKSKAPTNTPPKQQSKSTADTKKPAVAKTSTANKGSKPANTTAKTNGPQHAAGREKHEHKRTKANAVVEAPWDISQFKVEPEEGKTRFHDLDLPDSVMQGIHKLGFTYCTPIQAESLPAALRGRDTIGQAQTGTGKSAAFLLTILNRLLTNVPAERFASEPRALVIAPTRELVMQIGKDAEGLAKYTGLNVLTVVGGMDYEQQRKVLRDEVVDILVATPGRLIDFMRSQDVFLDQIEVLVLDEADRMLDMGFIPDVRRIVRSTPPKDERQTLLYSATFNYDVRILIDQWTKDPHQVVIEPEQVTTDRVVQKCYLVAESDKYRVLEQVLNEEKPERCIIFANRRDLTRNLCDKLNKHGHVSVLLSGEVAQQKRVRTLERFRDGHVNILVATDVAGRGIHVDGVSHVINYTLPEDPEDYVHRIGRTGRAGAMGVSISLVSEDDAFVLPDLEKYLGMKLELTQP; encoded by the coding sequence TTGTTAAAAAAACTGTTAAAAGCAGTTTCGGGAAAGAGTAAGGCGCCGACCAATACGCCACCGAAGCAGCAATCCAAAAGCACGGCAGATACTAAAAAGCCAGCCGTCGCGAAGACATCCACTGCCAATAAGGGCAGTAAGCCGGCTAACACTACGGCAAAGACAAATGGTCCGCAGCACGCTGCGGGTCGCGAAAAGCACGAACATAAGCGCACTAAAGCAAATGCGGTTGTCGAAGCGCCGTGGGATATCAGCCAATTTAAGGTTGAACCTGAAGAAGGCAAAACGCGTTTCCACGACTTAGACCTTCCAGATTCTGTGATGCAGGGCATTCATAAACTCGGCTTCACTTATTGCACGCCTATTCAGGCCGAGAGTTTACCAGCAGCCTTGCGCGGTCGGGATACCATTGGCCAAGCACAAACGGGCACGGGTAAGTCGGCAGCGTTTTTGTTAACCATTTTAAATCGCTTGCTCACTAATGTACCGGCAGAGCGTTTTGCCAGTGAACCCCGTGCTTTGGTAATTGCGCCAACGCGTGAGCTAGTGATGCAAATTGGCAAAGACGCTGAAGGTCTGGCCAAGTATACCGGCTTGAATGTTCTGACCGTCGTTGGCGGTATGGATTACGAGCAGCAACGTAAGGTTTTACGTGATGAAGTCGTCGATATTCTGGTGGCTACACCGGGACGTTTGATTGACTTTATGCGCAGCCAAGATGTGTTCCTCGATCAGATTGAAGTATTGGTGCTAGACGAAGCCGATCGCATGTTAGATATGGGCTTTATCCCTGATGTTCGTCGCATCGTGCGTTCAACGCCGCCCAAAGATGAGCGTCAAACGCTGCTGTATTCAGCAACGTTCAACTACGATGTTCGTATTTTGATCGACCAGTGGACCAAAGATCCGCATCAGGTCGTGATTGAGCCTGAGCAAGTAACGACAGATCGCGTCGTGCAGAAGTGCTACTTAGTGGCAGAGTCTGATAAGTACCGTGTGCTTGAGCAGGTGCTAAACGAAGAAAAACCAGAACGTTGCATTATCTTCGCTAACCGTCGTGATTTAACTCGTAATCTCTGCGACAAACTAAATAAGCACGGTCATGTGTCTGTGTTGTTGTCTGGTGAAGTTGCGCAGCAAAAACGCGTGCGCACGCTGGAACGCTTCCGCGATGGGCATGTGAATATTTTAGTGGCAACCGATGTTGCTGGTCGTGGTATTCACGTTGATGGCGTTAGCCATGTGATTAACTACACCTTGCCAGAAGATCCTGAAGATTATGTTCACCGTATTGGTCGTACTGGCCGTGCAGGTGCTATGGGTGTATCTATTAGCCTAGTATCTGAAGACGATGCATTTGTGTTGCCTGATCTAGAAAAGTATTTAGGCATGAAGCTCGAACTTACTCAGCCATAG